Proteins from a single region of Pseudarthrobacter sp. NIBRBAC000502772:
- a CDS encoding acyl-CoA thioesterase, which produces MTETAANSVTLRFLAAPTDVGHSGSVDAGTVLEWVDKAAYAAAVGWAKSYCVTAYVGNIHFADPVNSGDMVEVEATIVYTGRSSMHIRTVVSSSDPKGGPATMRSQCMVIFVAVGDDGKPIPVKQFEPVTAAEIEQRDHALARIKVRERIVEAMNAQEYTDAGTAERVTLRFMAAPTDVNWGGKVHGGIVMKWIDEAAYVCASRYCGMDTVAVFSGGVRFYRPLLIGHLVEVEARLVYTGTKGMHIAVHVRSGDPKGKELNLTTYCLTVMVARDADGNSVPVPGWVPVSAEDKRLHAHARELLEIRGTAPGNRLPNHLLGQG; this is translated from the coding sequence ATGACTGAGACCGCGGCCAATTCCGTAACCCTCCGCTTCCTGGCTGCCCCCACGGATGTGGGCCACAGCGGCTCGGTGGATGCGGGGACCGTCCTCGAATGGGTGGACAAGGCTGCGTACGCTGCCGCCGTGGGCTGGGCCAAGTCCTACTGCGTCACCGCCTACGTGGGCAACATCCACTTCGCGGACCCCGTGAACAGCGGCGACATGGTGGAGGTGGAGGCCACCATCGTCTACACCGGACGCTCCTCCATGCACATCCGGACCGTCGTCTCGTCAAGCGACCCCAAGGGCGGGCCTGCCACGATGCGCAGCCAGTGCATGGTGATCTTTGTGGCGGTCGGCGACGACGGCAAGCCCATACCCGTCAAACAGTTCGAACCGGTCACGGCCGCGGAGATCGAACAGCGGGACCACGCCCTGGCGCGGATCAAGGTCCGTGAACGGATTGTCGAAGCCATGAACGCCCAGGAATATACCGACGCCGGGACCGCCGAACGCGTGACGCTGAGGTTCATGGCGGCCCCCACGGACGTGAACTGGGGCGGGAAAGTGCACGGCGGCATCGTGATGAAGTGGATCGACGAAGCCGCCTACGTCTGCGCGTCCCGCTACTGCGGCATGGACACCGTGGCGGTCTTCTCCGGCGGCGTGCGCTTCTACCGGCCCCTGCTGATCGGCCATCTGGTGGAGGTAGAGGCCAGGCTGGTCTACACCGGGACCAAAGGCATGCACATCGCCGTACATGTGCGCTCCGGAGATCCGAAGGGCAAGGAACTGAACCTCACCACGTATTGCCTCACGGTGATGGTGGCGCGCGACGCCGACGGCAACTCGGTGCCAGTCCCCGGCTGGGTGCCGGTCTCGGCGGAGGACAAACGCCTGCATGCCCACGCCCGCGAACTGCTCGAGATCCGCGGGACCGCCCCGGGGAACCGGCTGCCCAACCACCTGCTGGGGCAGGGCTAA
- the dnaB gene encoding replicative DNA helicase, producing the protein MSVTHLDSIEGTRGSEGSRKPPQDIPAEQSVLGGMMLSKDAIADVVEILRGQDFYRPAHETIYEAIIDLYGRGEPADAVTVSDELTKRAEINRIGGPAYLHELIQTVPTAANAGYYAEIVAERAILRRLVNAGTKIVQLGYGSDGEVEDLVNQAQAEVYAVAERRTAEDYVVLKDVMEATVDEIEASGHRGEGMTGVPTGFYELDELTHGLHPGQMIVIAARPAVGKSTFALDFARSAAIKNNLATVMFSLEMGRNEIAMRLLSAEATIGLQDLRKGTIKDEQWSKIATTMGRMNDAPLFIDDSPNMSLMEIRAKCRRLKQQHDLKLVILDYLQLMSSGKKVESRQQEVSEFSRALKLLAKELQVPVIALSQLNRGSEQRQDKRPMVSDLRESGSIEQDADMVILLHREDVYDKESPRAGEADILIAKHRNGPTKDIVVAFQGHYSRFANMAADAGGSGF; encoded by the coding sequence TTGTCAGTAACGCACCTGGACTCGATCGAGGGTACCCGCGGATCAGAAGGCAGCCGTAAGCCACCACAGGACATTCCCGCTGAGCAGTCCGTCCTCGGCGGCATGATGCTGTCCAAGGACGCCATCGCTGACGTTGTGGAAATCCTCCGCGGACAGGACTTCTACCGGCCTGCACACGAGACCATCTACGAGGCGATCATCGACCTCTACGGCCGCGGCGAGCCGGCGGATGCGGTTACGGTCTCGGACGAACTGACCAAGCGCGCAGAGATCAACCGGATCGGCGGACCCGCCTACCTGCACGAGCTCATCCAGACTGTCCCTACGGCCGCCAATGCCGGCTACTACGCCGAAATCGTGGCAGAGCGCGCCATTCTGCGCCGGCTCGTCAACGCAGGCACCAAAATCGTCCAGCTGGGATACGGTTCGGACGGTGAGGTGGAGGACCTGGTCAACCAGGCACAGGCCGAGGTTTACGCCGTCGCGGAGCGGCGCACAGCAGAGGACTATGTGGTCCTCAAGGACGTCATGGAAGCCACGGTGGACGAGATCGAAGCGTCCGGACACCGCGGGGAAGGCATGACCGGTGTGCCAACGGGGTTCTACGAACTCGATGAACTCACCCATGGATTGCACCCGGGGCAGATGATCGTTATTGCCGCCCGTCCGGCAGTTGGCAAGTCCACGTTTGCCCTGGACTTCGCCCGCTCGGCCGCCATCAAGAACAACCTGGCAACCGTGATGTTCTCGCTCGAAATGGGCCGGAACGAAATCGCCATGCGCCTGTTGTCGGCAGAGGCAACCATCGGCCTGCAGGACCTTCGCAAGGGCACCATCAAGGACGAGCAATGGTCCAAGATCGCCACTACCATGGGCCGGATGAATGATGCCCCGCTCTTCATCGATGACAGCCCGAACATGTCGCTGATGGAAATCAGGGCCAAGTGCCGCCGCCTCAAGCAGCAGCATGACCTGAAGCTCGTGATCCTGGATTACCTGCAGCTCATGAGCTCCGGCAAGAAGGTGGAGTCACGCCAGCAGGAAGTCTCCGAGTTCTCCCGTGCGCTGAAGCTGCTGGCCAAGGAACTCCAGGTTCCGGTCATCGCCCTGTCGCAGCTCAACCGTGGCTCCGAGCAGCGCCAGGACAAGCGGCCCATGGTCTCTGACCTCCGCGAATCCGGCTCCATCGAGCAGGATGCGGACATGGTCATCCTGCTCCACCGTGAGGACGTCTACGACAAGGAATCCCCGCGTGCGGGCGAGGCGGACATCCTGATCGCCAAGCACCGTAACGGCCCCACCAAGGACATCGTGGTGGCATTCCAGGGTCACTACTCGCGCTTCGCCAACATGGCGGCCGACGCCGGCGGCAGCGGCTTCTAG
- a CDS encoding DMT family transporter, which produces MTAAPNPAAAGGFLGSGLGIALFSSAVFGLSGSFAKALLETGWSPGAAVTARLTGAALILAVPAVLALRGRWYRLRDNWVTIGLFGLIGVAACQLFYFNAVARLSVGVALLLEYLAPVLIVLWLWGASKKRPRALTFGGTVLSLGGLVLVLDLTGTVKIDIIGVLWGVAAAVCLAIYFFITAKENDSLPPIVLASAGLLVGAAVMWLAAATGLLPMAFSTADTRLGPWITPWWVSLGGLVILATVLAYVSGVVAARALGSKVASFVSLTEVLFAVTWAWLLLGELPGAIQLLGGVLIVGGVVLVRLDELRSGTAAATVGAPAPLDHANDVEPVP; this is translated from the coding sequence GTGACTGCCGCCCCTAACCCCGCAGCCGCGGGCGGATTCCTTGGCTCCGGCCTTGGAATCGCGTTGTTCTCTTCTGCCGTCTTCGGGCTCTCCGGTTCCTTCGCCAAAGCGCTCCTGGAAACCGGCTGGTCCCCGGGCGCTGCCGTAACGGCCCGCCTGACCGGTGCCGCGCTGATTCTCGCCGTTCCCGCCGTTCTGGCTTTGCGCGGACGGTGGTACCGGCTGCGCGACAACTGGGTCACCATCGGGCTTTTCGGCCTGATCGGCGTGGCCGCATGCCAGCTGTTCTACTTCAACGCGGTAGCCCGCCTGTCCGTGGGTGTGGCGCTGTTGCTTGAATACCTGGCTCCCGTCCTCATCGTCCTTTGGCTATGGGGAGCCAGCAAGAAGCGGCCACGGGCGCTGACCTTCGGCGGAACAGTGCTGTCGCTCGGCGGCCTGGTCCTCGTCCTGGACCTCACCGGAACGGTCAAGATCGACATCATCGGGGTCCTGTGGGGGGTGGCCGCTGCCGTATGCCTTGCCATCTACTTCTTCATCACGGCCAAGGAGAATGATTCCCTGCCGCCCATCGTCCTGGCGTCCGCCGGGCTGCTCGTGGGGGCCGCCGTTATGTGGCTGGCGGCCGCCACGGGACTGCTTCCCATGGCCTTCAGCACCGCGGATACCAGGCTCGGCCCCTGGATCACACCCTGGTGGGTCTCCCTGGGTGGCCTGGTCATCCTGGCAACAGTCCTGGCATACGTTTCGGGCGTTGTCGCTGCCCGCGCCCTTGGCTCCAAGGTTGCGTCCTTCGTCTCGCTGACCGAGGTGCTGTTCGCCGTGACCTGGGCCTGGCTGCTGCTGGGTGAGCTGCCCGGCGCCATCCAACTCCTGGGCGGCGTCCTCATTGTTGGCGGGGTGGTTCTGGTCCGGCTGGACGAGCTGCGCTCCGGCACGGCCGCTGCAACTGTCGGTGCGCCCGCGCCGCTGGACCACGCGAACGACGTCGAACCCGTGCCCTGA
- a CDS encoding zf-TFIIB domain-containing protein: MKCPVDSIDLIMSERSGVEIDYCPQCRGVWLDRGELDKIIDRANEAMNGRAPTPARPAAAAPVAAPVPPPLYPNFEPRREQPRYEQPRYDQPRYDDRKYDKPAYDLDHDRRRPKKKEGWLGDIFDF; the protein is encoded by the coding sequence ATGAAATGTCCTGTGGATTCAATTGACCTGATAATGAGCGAACGCAGCGGCGTCGAGATCGACTACTGCCCGCAGTGCCGCGGCGTCTGGCTGGACCGCGGTGAGCTGGACAAGATCATCGACCGCGCCAACGAAGCTATGAACGGCCGCGCTCCTACGCCGGCGCGCCCGGCGGCCGCGGCGCCTGTCGCTGCTCCGGTTCCGCCCCCGCTGTATCCGAACTTTGAACCCCGCCGCGAGCAGCCGCGGTACGAGCAGCCCCGTTACGACCAGCCGCGCTACGACGACCGGAAGTACGACAAGCCGGCGTATGACCTCGACCACGACCGCCGGCGGCCCAAAAAGAAGGAAGGCTGGCTGGGAGACATCTTCGACTTCTGA
- a CDS encoding nicotinamide mononucleotide transporter, whose product MADQKPGKPRKLRTSVKGPLMFSAFWAVLAFVTVLIFASGGSSKTPRFDLAFTGAGIAFIVTLVIAAMLAMSHKENSEHLGKGSGVNLSSARKPSHGFGGHGPSQAGGAPEAPDADGTGTSHS is encoded by the coding sequence TTGGCAGACCAGAAACCAGGAAAACCGCGCAAGCTGCGGACCTCGGTGAAGGGGCCGCTGATGTTCTCTGCGTTCTGGGCCGTCCTCGCCTTTGTTACGGTGCTGATCTTCGCCTCCGGCGGCAGCTCGAAGACCCCGCGGTTCGACCTCGCCTTCACGGGCGCCGGCATCGCGTTCATCGTCACGCTGGTGATCGCGGCCATGCTGGCCATGAGCCACAAGGAGAACTCCGAACACCTGGGCAAGGGGTCCGGCGTCAACCTGAGTTCAGCCCGGAAACCGTCGCACGGATTCGGGGGACACGGCCCCAGCCAGGCCGGCGGCGCCCCTGAGGCTCCGGACGCTGACGGTACCGGCACCAGCCACTCCTAG
- a CDS encoding DUF2277 domain-containing protein, with amino-acid sequence MCRNIRTLHNFEPHATSEEVHAAALQYVRKVSGSTKPSKANEDAFEAAVHEIAHITQHLLDSLVTHAPAKHRDEEAAKARARAAVRFGTA; translated from the coding sequence ATGTGCCGGAACATCCGAACCCTCCACAATTTCGAACCCCATGCCACCTCTGAGGAAGTGCATGCCGCCGCGCTGCAGTATGTGCGCAAGGTCAGCGGCAGCACCAAGCCGTCCAAGGCCAACGAGGACGCCTTCGAAGCGGCGGTGCACGAGATCGCCCACATCACCCAGCACCTGCTGGATTCGCTGGTCACCCACGCTCCCGCCAAGCACCGGGACGAAGAGGCCGCCAAGGCAAGGGCCCGCGCGGCCGTGCGCTTCGGCACCGCCTGA
- a CDS encoding CE1759 family FMN reductase, which produces METRRITVLSAGLGVPSSSRLLADQLAAAAEHRLADAGFEVKVEVVELRDLAVDIANNFVTGYAAPRLADVIAGVEATDGIIAVSPVFSASYSGLFKSFIDVLDPKSLDGKAVLLGATGGTDRHQMVLEYAMRPLFSYLRTRMAATAVFAGPQDWGNTDDGGSPLSSRIDRAAAEFAALLAEDQPGRKPAALESLPFAQLLAGISGGR; this is translated from the coding sequence GTGGAAACCCGCCGCATCACCGTACTGTCCGCCGGCCTGGGCGTGCCGTCCTCGAGCAGGCTGCTCGCCGACCAGCTCGCCGCTGCAGCAGAGCACCGCCTCGCCGATGCGGGTTTCGAGGTGAAGGTTGAGGTCGTTGAGCTCCGGGACCTCGCGGTGGACATCGCCAACAACTTTGTCACCGGCTATGCGGCCCCTCGCCTGGCGGATGTCATTGCCGGCGTGGAGGCAACCGACGGCATCATTGCCGTTAGCCCGGTGTTCAGCGCTTCCTACAGCGGCCTGTTCAAGTCCTTCATTGACGTCCTGGACCCCAAGTCCCTGGACGGGAAGGCTGTCCTTCTGGGTGCCACTGGCGGCACGGACCGCCACCAGATGGTCCTCGAGTACGCGATGCGCCCGCTGTTCAGCTACCTGCGCACCAGGATGGCCGCTACGGCCGTTTTCGCCGGCCCCCAGGACTGGGGAAACACGGACGACGGCGGCTCGCCCCTCTCATCGCGGATCGACCGGGCGGCGGCTGAGTTTGCCGCCCTCCTCGCGGAGGATCAGCCCGGCCGCAAGCCGGCGGCACTGGAGTCCCTGCCGTTCGCACAGCTCCTGGCAGGCATTTCCGGCGGACGCTAA
- a CDS encoding WXG100 family type VII secretion target, with the protein MAMWGADVEQLRTLGSKLQAGAGEIEQQRSNLTRVLDSTDWKGPDADHFRGEWSGTHTAALNQVIQALKDAGQKATKNASEQDQASR; encoded by the coding sequence ATGGCTATGTGGGGCGCAGATGTAGAACAGCTCAGGACTCTTGGCAGCAAGCTGCAGGCCGGTGCCGGTGAGATCGAGCAGCAGAGGTCCAACCTGACGCGCGTGCTGGACAGCACCGACTGGAAGGGCCCGGACGCCGACCACTTCCGCGGCGAATGGTCCGGCACGCACACCGCGGCGCTGAACCAGGTCATCCAGGCGCTGAAGGACGCGGGCCAGAAGGCCACCAAAAACGCCAGCGAGCAGGACCAGGCTTCACGCTAA
- a CDS encoding DoxX family protein, translating into MNQSRLTTTAITVLRVALGFLFAAHGWQKFNEWTIAGTQAAFTQMGVPAANVSAPFVAGLELAGGIALILGVLTRVVAALLAVNMIGAFFLVHASAGVFADKGGYELVLLLGAAALALALTGAGRVSVDRVLFGRKGSKLAVLA; encoded by the coding sequence ATGAATCAGTCACGCCTCACCACCACTGCCATCACCGTCCTGCGCGTCGCCCTCGGCTTCCTCTTCGCCGCCCACGGCTGGCAGAAGTTCAACGAATGGACCATCGCCGGCACCCAGGCGGCGTTCACCCAGATGGGCGTTCCGGCAGCCAACGTGTCAGCGCCCTTCGTCGCTGGCCTCGAATTGGCTGGCGGCATTGCCCTCATCTTGGGCGTACTCACCCGCGTGGTGGCCGCCCTGCTGGCCGTAAACATGATCGGCGCCTTCTTCCTGGTGCATGCCTCGGCAGGAGTCTTCGCCGACAAGGGCGGGTACGAACTGGTGCTGCTCCTGGGCGCTGCCGCCCTGGCACTCGCACTCACCGGAGCCGGCCGCGTCTCTGTGGACCGCGTCCTGTTCGGCCGCAAGGGCTCCAAACTGGCAGTCCTCGCCTAA
- the aztD gene encoding zinc metallochaperone AztD yields MHTYPQALPAVLAVSALLLTACGAAPGAGSGPSQGAGPDSAGTSASATAGQAKESQAPTPRLVLTHDAGITVLDAKTLKPVEEVPLEGFNRLSPAGDGRHVLVATGDSFRVFDAGVWTEAHGDHGHSYAAAPRLTDRAFSASKAGHVVNHAGKTVLFNDGSGKVEVFDPAALTDALKAGLPETSTYTAPEAHHGVAIALEDGKLLVTLGNEEGRTGLALLSAPGNAGGQGRGELLRNEECPGVHGEAVAGHETVVVGCEDGMLVYRDGAFTKVASPDPYGRMGNQAGSHESPVILGDYKVDRDADLERPTRISLVSTDTGTLQLVDLGASYSFRSLGRGPGGEALVLGTDGALHVIDPTTGEETAAISVVGAWTEPDAWQDPRPTLFVQGSTAFITEPAASRIHAVDLKSGKIVNSTDLDHVPNELTGVTG; encoded by the coding sequence ATGCACACTTATCCGCAGGCCCTCCCGGCAGTTCTCGCGGTTTCGGCACTACTCCTCACGGCGTGCGGGGCTGCTCCGGGCGCGGGCTCCGGACCGTCGCAGGGCGCAGGCCCTGACTCGGCCGGCACTTCCGCTTCTGCCACAGCAGGGCAGGCGAAGGAAAGCCAGGCCCCCACCCCGCGGCTGGTCCTGACCCACGACGCGGGCATCACGGTTCTTGACGCGAAGACTCTGAAGCCCGTGGAGGAAGTGCCGCTGGAAGGCTTCAACCGCCTCAGCCCGGCGGGCGACGGCCGCCACGTTCTGGTGGCCACCGGAGATTCCTTCCGCGTCTTCGATGCCGGTGTGTGGACCGAGGCGCACGGCGACCATGGGCACTCCTATGCCGCCGCGCCTCGGCTGACGGACCGGGCCTTTAGCGCCAGCAAGGCCGGCCACGTGGTCAACCATGCCGGGAAGACAGTGCTGTTCAATGACGGTTCAGGGAAGGTGGAGGTCTTTGATCCGGCCGCGCTGACCGACGCACTCAAGGCCGGCCTGCCCGAGACCAGCACCTACACCGCACCCGAAGCCCACCACGGCGTCGCCATCGCGCTGGAGGATGGGAAGCTGCTGGTCACCCTCGGGAACGAGGAGGGCCGCACTGGCCTGGCGCTGCTGAGTGCGCCGGGAAATGCCGGCGGGCAGGGACGAGGTGAACTGCTCCGCAACGAGGAGTGCCCCGGTGTGCATGGAGAGGCAGTGGCGGGCCATGAAACCGTGGTGGTGGGCTGTGAGGACGGCATGCTGGTCTACCGCGACGGCGCCTTCACCAAGGTTGCAAGCCCTGACCCGTACGGCCGCATGGGCAACCAGGCCGGAAGCCATGAATCTCCCGTGATCCTCGGCGATTACAAGGTGGACAGGGACGCCGACCTGGAGCGGCCCACCCGGATCTCGCTGGTCAGCACGGACACCGGGACGCTCCAGCTGGTGGACCTGGGCGCCAGCTATTCCTTCCGTTCCCTGGGCCGCGGTCCGGGCGGGGAGGCTCTGGTGCTGGGCACGGACGGGGCGCTTCATGTGATTGATCCGACGACGGGCGAGGAGACCGCTGCCATTTCCGTGGTTGGCGCCTGGACGGAGCCGGATGCCTGGCAGGATCCCCGCCCTACCCTGTTTGTCCAGGGCTCAACGGCCTTCATCACGGAGCCGGCGGCTTCCAGGATCCATGCCGTGGATCTAAAATCCGGGAAAATCGTCAACAGCACGGACCTGGACCACGTGCCCAACGAATTGACCGGGGTGACCGGCTGA
- a CDS encoding CGNR zinc finger domain-containing protein, whose protein sequence is MVFAPDTEIALRTVVNLINTAANGRESLATVADLDHFLQSEGFSGARARDAAELSSVHELRGRLAALWTADEDSAVAGVNRLLREANALPQLMKHDEWDWHLHATARDAPLAERMGTEAAMALADVIRSKEMDRMLVCEAEDCDAVVLDLSRNRSKRYCDTGNCANRAHVAAYRARQATVR, encoded by the coding sequence ATGGTCTTTGCACCTGACACCGAAATAGCCCTGCGCACCGTCGTCAACCTGATCAACACCGCCGCCAACGGACGCGAATCGCTCGCCACGGTGGCGGACCTGGATCATTTCCTTCAGTCCGAGGGGTTCAGTGGAGCCCGCGCCCGCGATGCGGCGGAACTGTCGAGTGTCCACGAACTGCGCGGGCGGCTTGCCGCCCTCTGGACTGCAGACGAAGACTCTGCTGTGGCGGGCGTCAACCGCCTGCTGCGCGAGGCCAACGCACTCCCCCAGCTGATGAAGCACGATGAGTGGGACTGGCATCTGCACGCCACTGCCAGGGACGCGCCGCTGGCAGAGCGCATGGGCACCGAAGCCGCCATGGCCCTGGCGGACGTCATCCGGAGCAAGGAGATGGACCGCATGCTCGTGTGCGAGGCCGAGGACTGCGATGCCGTGGTCCTGGACCTCAGCCGCAACCGGTCGAAACGGTATTGCGATACCGGCAACTGCGCCAACCGCGCGCACGTGGCAGCGTACCGCGCGCGGCAGGCTACTGTTCGCTAG
- a CDS encoding glycosyltransferase, which translates to MRDTESHSLAEVTAVVPARNAEHLLPRCLGALRQSGVAEIIVVDGCSTDRTVELALAAGARVLSDEGRGLPWARTLGVQSSSTRWVLLVDADVVFGPAGVADLLAELVEGGYDALQAGLESVAGPGYWGQALAHHHRTGRSRNWFGLVATVVDRDLMLGVGFDDSFKSGEDIELRWRMRESGLRTAVSRRVVVEHRFAADDFDFALDQFLMDGTGLGRMVRKHGWRGARLALLPFAAAVRGSALSLAAGQPRWLRYYFAFCWYNYAGLAKGLRRER; encoded by the coding sequence GTGCGGGACACAGAGAGTCACAGCCTTGCCGAGGTCACCGCGGTCGTTCCGGCCCGCAACGCGGAGCACCTGCTCCCGCGCTGTCTGGGGGCCCTGCGTCAGTCAGGTGTAGCCGAGATCATCGTGGTGGACGGATGCTCCACCGACCGCACCGTCGAGCTCGCCCTCGCGGCCGGTGCCCGGGTCCTGAGTGACGAGGGGCGCGGCCTGCCATGGGCTCGAACGCTCGGTGTGCAGAGCAGCAGCACCCGTTGGGTCCTGCTCGTCGACGCCGACGTCGTGTTCGGGCCCGCAGGGGTTGCCGACCTGCTCGCGGAGCTGGTCGAGGGCGGCTACGACGCCCTCCAGGCCGGTCTGGAAAGTGTCGCCGGACCGGGCTACTGGGGGCAGGCGCTGGCACATCACCATCGCACCGGCCGCAGCCGCAACTGGTTCGGGCTCGTGGCGACGGTCGTGGACCGGGACCTGATGCTGGGCGTGGGTTTCGACGACTCGTTCAAGTCGGGAGAGGACATCGAGCTGCGTTGGCGGATGCGGGAGTCAGGGCTGCGAACGGCGGTGTCACGCCGGGTCGTCGTCGAACATCGTTTCGCCGCAGACGACTTCGACTTCGCGCTCGACCAGTTCCTCATGGACGGAACGGGTCTGGGACGTATGGTCCGCAAGCACGGCTGGCGCGGTGCGAGGTTGGCGCTGCTGCCCTTCGCCGCGGCAGTCCGGGGCAGCGCCTTGAGCCTCGCCGCGGGCCAGCCTCGGTGGCTGCGCTACTACTTCGCCTTCTGCTGGTATAACTACGCAGGCCTGGCGAAGGGGTTGCGTCGTGAGCGCTGA
- a CDS encoding MATE family efflux transporter, with amino-acid sequence MPNQSAPAAVQRPASHAREILRLAVPAFGALIAEPLFLLADSAIVGHLGVAQLAGVGLASAVLHTAVGLMVFLAYSTTPAVARAMGHGQLGKALAAGRDGVWLALLLGVVLAVAGFWAAEPLVALMGAEGDVRSFAVDYLRWSMPGLVAMLLIFAGTGVLRGLQDTRTPLLVATAGFALNIVLNLWLVYGLDWSVAGSAAGTSVAQWAMAAVYLVMVQRNAARHGISLWPDWSGIRAMTRVGSWLMLRTLSLRIAILATVFVVTGQGAVNLAAHQLAMTIFSFLAFALDALAIAAQALIGKELGASNPVRARHLTRTMIRWGIGFGLVTGALLAVAAPWAGVLFTSDAGVQSVLTYALWILAAGQPLAGYVFVLDGVLIGAGDARYLALAGVVNLAVYVPMLVAVAVSGMSAAAGLVWLWAAFALGYMAARALTLGLRARSDRWMVLGSP; translated from the coding sequence GTGCCCAACCAATCCGCCCCCGCTGCCGTCCAGCGTCCCGCCAGCCATGCCCGGGAAATCCTGCGGCTCGCCGTGCCGGCGTTCGGCGCACTGATCGCCGAACCGCTGTTCCTGCTCGCGGATTCGGCCATTGTGGGCCATCTTGGCGTGGCCCAGCTGGCCGGGGTGGGGCTCGCCTCCGCCGTGCTGCACACCGCCGTCGGCCTGATGGTTTTCCTCGCCTACTCCACTACCCCGGCGGTGGCCCGCGCGATGGGACACGGCCAGCTGGGCAAGGCACTCGCCGCAGGGCGCGACGGCGTCTGGCTGGCACTTCTGCTCGGCGTGGTCCTGGCCGTGGCCGGCTTCTGGGCCGCTGAACCGCTGGTGGCCCTGATGGGGGCGGAGGGTGACGTTCGCTCGTTCGCCGTTGACTATCTCCGCTGGTCCATGCCCGGCCTGGTTGCCATGCTGCTCATCTTCGCGGGCACCGGCGTCCTGCGCGGATTGCAGGACACCAGGACGCCGCTGCTCGTGGCCACCGCAGGCTTTGCCTTGAATATTGTCCTCAACCTGTGGCTGGTCTACGGGCTGGACTGGTCCGTTGCGGGCTCGGCGGCAGGCACCAGCGTGGCGCAATGGGCCATGGCGGCCGTCTATCTGGTGATGGTCCAGCGCAATGCCGCCCGGCACGGCATCAGCCTGTGGCCCGACTGGAGCGGCATCCGCGCAATGACCCGGGTCGGTTCGTGGCTTATGCTCCGCACGCTGAGCCTGCGCATCGCCATCCTGGCCACGGTATTTGTGGTCACGGGGCAAGGTGCCGTCAACCTGGCGGCCCACCAGCTGGCCATGACCATCTTCTCGTTCCTCGCCTTTGCCCTCGATGCCCTTGCCATCGCCGCTCAGGCCCTGATCGGCAAGGAACTGGGCGCATCCAATCCCGTCAGGGCGCGGCACCTGACCCGGACCATGATCCGCTGGGGCATCGGATTCGGTTTGGTCACGGGAGCCCTGCTGGCCGTCGCGGCGCCTTGGGCGGGGGTGCTGTTCACTTCCGACGCCGGCGTCCAGTCCGTGCTGACCTACGCCCTGTGGATCCTGGCAGCCGGTCAGCCTCTTGCCGGGTATGTTTTTGTCCTGGACGGCGTGCTGATCGGCGCCGGAGACGCCAGGTACCTGGCGCTGGCGGGCGTGGTCAACCTCGCTGTCTACGTCCCCATGCTTGTGGCCGTTGCCGTCTCCGGCATGTCCGCCGCCGCAGGCCTCGTTTGGCTGTGGGCCGCGTTTGCGCTGGGCTACATGGCCGCCCGGGCGCTGACGCTGGGCCTGCGCGCCCGGTCGGACCGCTGGATGGTGCTGGGTTCGCCATAG